A single genomic interval of Xiphophorus couchianus chromosome 2, X_couchianus-1.0, whole genome shotgun sequence harbors:
- the kif23 gene encoding kinesin-like protein KIF23 isoform X4: MNRQAKCKTPRRPPPKKPPNSQRDPVGVYLRVRPLVAEDEECCIEVISSSTVQLHAPEGFKVNRNGEYKETQYSFKKVFGVSVSQMELFENVAKPLVVDLIHGKNGLLFTYGVTGSGKTFTMTGSPGQGGLLPRSLDMIFNSVGPFQAKRYIFKTDDKNSMEVQSEVDALLERQRRENNLTVLKTPSSRQKVDPEIGDMLKPEETCKADGVDEDSCYSVFVSYIEIYNNYIYDLLEETQEDAIKPKWNGGGTPVRQNTEFIPPQSKILREDQNHNMYVAGCMEVEVKSAEEAFQVFWRGQKKRKVANTRLNRESSRSHSVFIIKLAQAPLDAEGDNILQDKNQVSVSQLCLVDLAGSERTGRTGAEGTRIREAGNINQSLLNLRTCLEILRENQMYGTNKMVPYRDSKVSHLFKNYFDGEGKVRMVVCVNPKTDDYEETLLVMRFAEMTQEVEVVRPVDRPICGFTPGRRHRNQAFREEMSQRVEDRGDAMSALNGVVLSLPPLPTSELTDPNDELTIPRLVEALQNRQRIRQMMIEEFNRAASRMKSMLQELDSNIISKENVILEQNGRLAEKDKVMHSNKMEIERLEKKTKMQEHKIDILQKTTKIYEDDKRSLQQEVETRGHRLQRELSEKRRMEQRMQGMVSDTQHKWEKECERRVNAMQLEMQNKLWVKDEKLKQLKAIVTESKTPGRPDPQPRQPLPQRPSREERPSREERPPSKRSASPPPVPSLDESCQSLDESSQGLDESRLNLNESCQSIDESPQVSPVPGSPAVRAISDEEVEMNPRPTCPIPSSSCSLSVANTVTLLEQEATPDEVLRASDVPKRTLSPAGSPACRTKRRAECCSRREACLPSPILLLDVIEERSNRVSETTTPVRPRHRRSRSAGVEKWVDHKPPSSLDLGTVLQPVIPNAIQVSAPNEKALSKCDRYVLTHQEVASDGEIQTKLIKGEVIKTRGGGQSVQFTDIETLKQELATVSSRKRKSSEGAASSGSQTDGAWTDVKTRCSVALEMRAGSNMGPGVEHHGISKRRKP, from the exons ATGAATCGACAAGC GAAATGTAAAACGCCCCGAAGGCCTCCTCCTAAAAAGCCTCCCAACAGCCAGAGAGACCCAGTTGGG GTGTATCTACGTGTGCGGCCTCTGGTTGCGGAGGACGAGGAGTGCTGCATTGAGGTGATCAGCAGCTCCACCGTCCAGCTGCATGCTCCCGAGGGCTTCAAAGTAAACCGCAATGGGGAATATAAAGAG aCACAATACTCCTTCAAAAAAGTCTTTGGAGTTTCTGTGTCGCAGATGGAACTCTTTGAGAACGTGGCCAAACCTCTTGTTGTCGACCTCATTCATGGGAAAAATG GGCTGCTCTTCACATACGGTGTCACGGGAAGCGGGAAGACGTTCACTATGACTGGCTCTCCAGGTCAGGGGGGACTGCTGCCACGTTCCCTTGACATGATTTTCAACAGTGTTGGCCCCTTTCAGGCCAAAAGATAT ATTTTTAAGACTGATGATAAAAACAGTATGGAAGTTCAGAGTGAAGTTGATGCTTTGTTGGAGCGTCAGAGACGGGAAAACAACTTAACAGTTCTTAAAACTCCCTCTTCCAG ACAAAAGGTTGACCCTGAAATTGGTGACATGCTGAAACCAGAGGAGACCTGTAAAGCAGACGGTGTGGATGAAGACAGCTGCTACAGCGTCTTTGTCTCCTACATCGAAATCTATAACAACTACATCTATGACCTCTTGGAGGAAACGCAGGAAGACGCGATCAAGCCAAA gTGGAACGGTGGAGGCACACCTGTGCGCCAGAACACTGAGTTCAT ACCGCCTCAATCTAAAATCCTTCGAGAGGATCAGAACCACAACATGTACGTTGCCGGCTGTATGGAGGTCGAAGTCAAATCTGCTGAGGAAGCATTTCAAGTGTTCTGGAGAG GTCAAAAGAAGAGGAAGGTTGCAAACACTCGGCTGAACAGAGAGTCGAGCCGATCGCACAGTGTGTTCATCATCAAACTGGCTCAAGCTCCTCTGGATGCAGAGGGGGACAACATTCTCCAG GATAAGAACCAAGTGAGCGTCAGTCAGCTGTGTCTCGTTGACTTGGCAGGAAGCGAGCGCACTGGTAGGACGGGAGCTGAAGGCACGCGAATACGTGAAGCAG GAAACATTAATCAGTCGCTCCTGAATCTGCGGACGTGCCTCGAAATACTTCGGGAGAACCAAATGTACGGCACCAACAAG ATGGTACCATACAGAGACTCCAAAGTCTCCCACCTGTTTAAAAACTACTTTGATGGAGAAGGAAAAGTCCGGATGGTTGTGTGCGTCAACCCCAAGACGGATGATTACGAGGAAACGCTG CTGGTGATGCGGTTTGCAGAGATGACCCAGGAAGTAGAGGTGGTTCGTCCGGTAGACAGGCCCATCTGTGGGTTCACTCCGGGACGCCGCCATAGGAACCAGGCGTTTCGGGAGGAGATGTCTCAAAGGGTGGAGGACCGCGGCG ACGCGATGTCTGCTCTAAATGGCGTGGTGCTGAGCCTGCCACCTCTGCCCACATCTGAACTGACTGACCCGAATGATGAGCTCACCATTCCTCGGCTGGTTGAAGCGCTGCAAAACAGACAGAGGATCCGGCAGATGATGATTGAAGAATTCAACAGAGCAG CAAGCAGGATGAAGTCTATGCTGCAAGAACTGGACTCCAACATCATTTCCAAAGAGAATGTGATCCTTGAACAGAATGGTAGACTTGCAGAGAAAGACAAAGTGATGCATAGCAACAAGATGGAGATTGAACGTTTAGAGAAGAAGACcaaaatgcaagaacacaag ATTGACATCCTGCAGAAAACGACTAAAATCTATGAAGACGACAAGCGTTCCCTGCAGCAAGAGGTGGAAACCAGGGGGCACAGGCTGCAGAGAGAGCTTTCTGAGAAGAGACGCATGGAGCAGCGCATGCAGGGCATGGTCTCGGACACACAGCATAAGTGGGAGAAAGAGTGT GAGAGACGAGTGAATGCGATGCAGCTTGAGATGCAGAACAAGCTGTGGGTGAAAGACGAAAAGCTGAAACAACTCAAAGCTATAGTAACAGAGAGCAAGACTCCTGGTCGCCCCGATCCCCAGCCGCGTCAGCCTCTGCCTCAGCGACCGTCCAGGGAG GAGCGGCCGTCCAGGGAGGAGCGGCCTCCATCAAAGAGATCAGCCTCACCGCCGCCTGTTCCG AGTCTCGATGAGTCTTGTCAGAGTCTCGACGAGTCTTCTCAGGGTCTCGATGAGTCTCGTCTAAATCTCAACGAGTCTTGTCAGAGTATCGATGAGTCTCCTCAGGTCAGTCCAGTGCCAGGGTCACCTGCAGTCAGAGCCATTAGTGATGAGGAGGTTGAAATGAACCCAAGACCCACATGCCCCATTCCCAGCAGCAGTTGTTCTTTATCAGTGGCCAATACTGTCACCTTACTGGAGCAGGAGGCGACTCCAGATGAGGTTTTACGGGCCTCTGATGTCCCCAAAAGAACCCTGTCTCCCGCCGGCTCCCCAGCCTGCCGAACCAAGAGAAGGGCAGAGTGCTGTAGTAGACGGGAGGCCTGTCTCCCCTCTCCCATTTTGCTCCTTGACGTCATAGAAGAGAGAAGCAACAGGGTCAGTGAG ACGACCACACCGGTGCGGCCTCGCCACCGCCGTTCCCGTTCTGCGGGCGTAGAGAAATGGGTGGACCACAAGCCGCCCTCCAGCCTCGACTTGGGGACGGTCCTGCAGCCGGTCATCCCCAACGCCATCCAGGTGTCCGCGCCCAACGAGAAGGCCCTGTCCAAGTGCGACAGATATGTGTTGACGCACCAGGAGGTCGCCTCTGACGGCGAGATACAGACCAAACTCATCAAG GGGGAGGTCATTAAAACCAGAGGCGGAGGCCAATCTGTTCAGTTCACCGACATCGAGACGCTTAAACAGGAGCTCGCCACCGTCTCAAG